The genomic region CCTGGCAGCCGCTCTGCGGACCATCGACCCCGACACCGCGGCGGTCCTCGCGCAGTTCACCGAGTCATGCCTGGTCGACCCCCAGGCGCAGCAGATCTGGAGGGACCTGATGACGGCGATCAACTACTTCTTCCGGCACGAGGTTGCCGAGAAGGTGCGGGAGGAAGGACGTGAGGAAGGGCGCGAAGAGGGACGCATCGAGGACCGCGCCGAGATGACCTTGAACATCCTTCAGTGGCGAGGCATCGAGGTCCCGGACTCGGTACGCGTGCGCGTTCGCACGTGCACGGACCTCGACGAACTCGAACTCTGGGCGCAGCGAGCGGTGCACGCGACCGAGGCGGCGCAGCTCTTCACTGAGAGCTGACGGCAACGTCGGCCTGTGTGGGTCCGTAGCGGACCCGGTCGCCCGGTCCGTTCGGCGGGCGGGCGGGCGGGCGAGGGCGTTCTGGCGTCGGCTCGGGAACACCCGGTCCGTTCTGGTCGTTCTTGTGTACGAGTCGGCCCCGGCCTCCATGCGTGGTGGCCGGTCCCGAGACACGGCTGTCGATCCTGGGTGCCATGTCCCGTTCCCGAGTAGTTTCCGGCGCGCTCGCAGGCGCTGTCGTCGTGCTGCTCCTGGTGCTGCCGGGCTGTTCCAGCGAGACCGTGTCCACGGACACCTCTGTCAAGCCTCCGCGGGACTCCTCCGGGACGGCCCAGGTACCGACGGCTCCCGTCACTCCGGCCCCGGACACGTCCTCCGCCAGCCCGGCTCCATCGGAGAGCGACAGCCGGACCAGGACCGCCCTGCTCGCCATTCCGGCGATCGGGCTCAAGGAGCTGCGCGTCGTGCCGTACGAGGGGACGACCGACGACTGGCCGGGCACGCGGATACAGAACCGTGGCGTCGGGGCCAGCCCGTACGGGAGTCGTGGTGGGGTCGGGCCCGGTGAGGTCGGGAACTATCTCGTCACGGCCCACCGTCTGTCCGCCGACGGCCCGCTGCGCGACCTTCCGGCCCTCGACGAGGGCGACTCGGTCGTCGTCACGTCCGGCGGCACGGTGTACGAGTACGAGATCACCGGCACCAGGGAGACCTCCTTCCGCTCCGAGCGCTCACTCGCCGAGCAGCGGGCGGCGGTTCCGGGCTTCCCGGGCAGGACCCCCACCCAGGCCATGATCACCATCTCCACGTGCGCGACCCCCGAGGACAACGCGGCCGGAAACTTCTGGCGCGACGACCGGGGCAACCCCGAACACCGCATCGACAAGATCGGCGTACTGACGTCGACGACGTAGGAGGCGGTTACTCCGGGGCGCTGCCGAAGCGCTCCTTGTACGACTCCACGTCCTCGTCCGTGATCTTGGCGAAGAGGACCGGGGGGACCGTGAAGGGGGTGCCCGCGGGGAGGAAGGTCAGGGACTTGGCCCCGTCCGCCGTCACCCAGGTCGCCGTGTCGTTCGGCAGGGTGAAGGCTGCGCGCATCGCCTTGGACGAGGCCGGGATGAAGGGCTCCGAGACCACCGCGTAGAGGTGGATGAGGTTCATCGCCGTGCGGAGGGTGAGGGCCGCGCCGTCCGGGTTGGTCTTGATCTCCAGCCAGGGGGCCTTCTCCTCCAGGTAGGAGTTGCCGGCCGACCACAGGGCGCGCAGGGCGGTCGCCGCCTTGCGGAACTGGAGGGCCTCCATCTGGGTCTCGTACTCCGAGAGAAGGGCGGCGATCTCCTCGCCCAGCTTCGTCTCGGGGCCGCCCGCCTCCGCGCCCGCCGGGACCTCCTCGCCGAAGCGCTTCTTCGAGAAGGAGAGGACTCGGTTGACGAAGTTCCCGAGGGTGTCCGCCAGGTCCTTGTTCACCGTGGCCGTGAAGTGCTCCCAGGTGAAGGACGAGTCGTCGGACTCCGGGGCGTTGGCGATCAGGAAGTAGCGCCAGTAGTCGGCGGGGAGGATCTCCAGGGCGTGGTCGGTGAAGACGCCGCGCTTCTGGGACGTGGAGAACTTTCCGCCGTAGTACGTCAGCCAGTTGAAGGCCTTGACGTAGTCGACCTTCTTCCACGGTTCGCGGACGCCCAGCTCCGTGGCGGGGAACATCACCGTGTGGAAGGGGACGTTGTCCTTCGCCATGAACTCCGTGTAGCGGACCGGGTTCTCGCCGGCGTCCGCCTCGTACCACCAGGACTTCCAGTCGCGGTTCTCCGGGTCCTTGTCCGACCACTCCTTCGTCGCGCCGATGTACTCGATCGGGGCGTCGAACCAGACGTAGAAGACCTTGCCCTCGGCCGCCAGCTCCGGCCACGTGTCCGCCGGGACCGGGACGCCCCAGTCGAGGTCACGGGTGATCGCGCGGTCGTGCAGGCCTTCGTTCAGCCACTTGCGGGCGATGGAGGAGGCCAGCTGCGGCCACTCCGGAGCCTGTTCGGAGGTACGCGCCACCCACTCCTCCACCTCGTGCTGGAGCTTCGACTGGAGGAGGAAGAGGTGCTTCGTCTCCCGGACCTCCAGCTCCGTCGAACCGGAGATCGCCGAGCGGGGGTTGATCAGGTCGGTCGGGTCCAGGACGCGGGTGCAGTTCTCGCACTGGTCGCCGCGGGCCTTGTCGTAGCCGCAGTGGGGGCAGGTGCCCTCGACGTAGCGGTCCGGGAGGAAGCGGCCGTCCACCGGGGAGTACACCTGGCGGATCGCCCGCTCTTCGATGAAGCCGTTCTCGTTCAGACGGCGGGCGAAGTGCTGGGTGATCTCGCGGTTCTGGGGGGACGAGCTGCGGCCGAAGTAGTCGAAGGCCAGCTCGAAGCCGTCGTAGACCGCCTTCTGGGCGTCGTGCGCCTGGGCGCAGAACTCGTCGACCGGGAGGCCCTGCTCCTTCGCCGCCAGTTCGGCCGGGGTGCCGTGCTCGTCCGTCGCGCAGATGTAGAGCACGTCGTGGCCGCGCTGGCGGAGGTACCTGGCGTACACGTCCGCCGGGAGCATGGACCCCACCATGTTGCCCAGGTGCTTGATCCCGTTGATGTACGGAAGGGCGCTGGTGATGAGGTGTCGAGCCATTGCGGGCTGCTCCCGGGTCGTTACATGGGGTGACGGTTTTCGGTGGGTGGTGCTTCGATCGTCGACCGTCTTACGAACCTTGAAATCGTAGCCGACACGGGTGGGCCGCCCGCTCCCCCTTTTATGGGGTGGAAGCGGGCGGCCCGGTGGGTCGTGGCTGAGGGTTGTTCCCGTGGGTTGTTCCTGCGGGTTGTTTCTGTGGGTTGTTTCTGTGGGTTGCTTCTGTGGGGCTACGTGGGTCTACGGGCGCCAGTTCGCCAGTACGCCCTCGTAGATCTCCGTGTCCGTGAGCTCGCGCGGGGTCGGGCCCGCGTGGAAGAAGGCGGTGTTGTCCGTCTTGAGCTTGCGGAGGTAGTCGAAGGCCTTGTTGTCGTGCTCGCCGAACGCGATGAACGAGAAGAAGACGCCGGGGTGGTTCTTCGCCGCGTCGGCGAGGGACTGGGTGGCGGGGGTCTTGGCGTCGGGGGCGCCGTCCGTCTGGAAGATCACGAGGGCTGGGGACGTGGGGGCGTCCGACTTCTCGTGGTGGGTGAGGACTTCCTGTACGGCGGCGTGGTAGCTCGTACGTCCCATGCGGCCGAGGCCGGCGTGGAGTTCGTCGATCTTGTTCTCGTGGTCGGCGAGGGCGAGTTCGCCGGTGCCGTCCAGTTCGGTGGAGAAGAAGACGACGTGGACCGTGGTGTCGGGGTCCAGGTGGGCCGCGAGGGCGAGGGTCTGCTCGCCGAGGGCCTGGGCGGAGCCGTCCTTGTAGTACGGGCGCATGGAGGCGGAGCGGTCCAGGACGAGGTAGACCTTGGCTCGGGTGCCGGTGAGGTTGTGCTTTTCGAGGGTGGAGGTGGCGGCCTTGTAGGCGGTGAGGAGGCCGGGGGCGTGGGCCTTGACCTTGGCGAGGGTGGTGGCGGGGGCCGTTTCCTCGGACTCGGCTCCGCCGATGGGCTCCGCCGGGAGGGGGGCCGGGGTGGGCTCGGCCGCGGGCTCGTCCGCCTCCGCCTGCGCCTGCGCCTGTGCCTGTGCCTGTGCCTGTGCGGTAACGAGCTCGGGCTCGGGCGTGACCTCGGCGACGACCGGCTCGGGCTCCGGTGCGACCTCGGCCACGACGGGCTCAGGCTCGGGCTCGACCACAGGCTCTGGCGTCGGCTCCGGCTCCGGCTCCGGTGTCACGTCAGCGGCAACAGGCTCGGGCTCGGCTTCGGCGACGGGCTCAGGCTCGACCACCGGCTCGGCCTCGACGACCGGCTCGGACTCGGCCTCGGGCGCGGTCTCGGCCTTCGGCTCGGCTTCGACCAGGGGCTCGGCCTTGGCCTTGGCCTCCGGCTCTGCCTCCGCGACGGGCTCGGGCTTCACCTCGGGCTCGGGCTCGACGACCGGCTCGGCTTCGACCACGGGCTCGGCCTTGGCTTCCACGACCGGCTCGGCTTCGACGACCGGCTCAGCCTTGGTCTCGACGACCGGCTCAGCCTTGGTCTCGACCACCGGCTCAGCCTTGGTCTCGACGACCGGCTCAGCCTCGATCACCGGCTCAGCCTTCGCCTCCACCACAGGCTCGGCCTCCACGACCGGCTCAGCCTTGGCCACCGGCTCGGCCACCGGCTCGGCCGTCGCCTCGGCAACCGGCTCGGCCTCGATTTCCCGTTCGGCCGTCGGCGACGACTGCTTGGGGACCGTCACATTGTCGAAGGCCGCCGACACCAGGTCTTCCACCGCTGATGCCTTTGACGCCGTTGACGTTGGTGACGCCTTTGACGTTGTTGATGCCTTGGGCTCGGTGGTGGGGGCCGGTACCGAGACCTCCGGCTGGGTCGGCCGAGTCGGCTGAGCCGGTTCGGTCGACGGGCTCGGCTCAGTTGCCGTAGGCACCGGCTCGGGAGCCGTCTCCTGTCGGGCCGCCGGCACGCTCGGCTCGGCGGCAGGGGTGGCGGCAGCAGCGGCAGCGTCCCCCTTGCGTGACTTTCCGAACGCATTCCGCAGGCGGGTGAGAATGCCCATGTGCGCAACCCTTCGCATGAGTTGGTTCCGTCAATCCCTGGCCAGGACGGACACGTAAGGTTAGCCGCCGGATTTGGAGATCTTGGGCAGGGTCGATTAAGCCCGTCAACTTAGGTTTCCCTTACCTCCCCTTTGCCTCGACTCCCCTGCGGACGTCCCGGGTTCACTCATCGTTCACCTCGCGGCTGCGCCCTCGCACGCGCGTCCGCCTAGCGTCACGCCCGACACAGACATAGGGGAGGGAACGTGCGCAACCTGCTGCCTCTGATCGGCTCGACCGGCTCACACCCGGGCGGTCGTTCCGAGATGACCTGCCGGTACCGCTGTGGTGACGCCTGCTTTCACCCGGCACCCAACACCAGCGCCAACGAATACGTCGGCGACGTCATCGCCGGAGCGCTCAGCCGCCGTTCCATGATGCGCGCCGCGGCCGCGGTGACCGTGACCGCGGCGGCCGGAGGCGCGGTCGTCGGCGCCGGCGCGACCCCCGCCGCCGCCCAGCCCGCTGCCCAGCCCGCCGAAGGCGCTGCCGCCGCGTTCTCGAAGGGCAAGGCCGCGCGCGGCCTCCGCTTCACCCCCGTCGCGCCGAACACCGCCGACGTCGTGACCGTCCCCGAGGGCTACGGCCAGAACGTGGTCGTCCGCTGGGGCGAGCCCATCCTCCGTGGTGCCCCGGCCTTCGACCCGGACAAGCAGACCGCCAAGGCGCAGGAGGGTCAGTTCGGGTACAACTGCGACTTCCTCGCGCTGCTCCCGCTGCCGGGCGAGCGCGGTCGCCAGGTGCTCGTGGCGAACCACGAGTACACGGACGAAGTCCTGATGTTCAAGGGATACGACCCCGCCAACCCCACCCGCGAGCAGGCCGAGATCGCCTGGGCCGCCCACGGTCTGGGCGTCGTCGTGGTCGAGGAGGACCGCGGGAGCGGCAAGCTCACCGTCGTCCCCCGCCACCACCTCAACCGCCGCGTCACCGCGACCACCGAGTTCAAGGTAACCGGTCCGGCGGCCGGCTCCAGCCTCCTCAAGACCTCCGTCGACCCGACCGGCAAGAAGGTCCTCGGCACGCTCAACAACTGCGCCGGCGGCGAGACCCCCTGGGGCACCACGCTGCACGGCGAGGAGAACTTCAACCAGTACTTCGCCAACGCCGGCCGTCCCACGGACGCGCGCTACGGCATCGGCACCGGCGCCTCCGAGCGCAAGTGGGAGCGTTTCGACAAGCGCTTCGACGTCGCCCAGGAGCCGAACGAGGTGCACCGCTTCGGCTACATCGTCGAGCTGGACCCCTACGACCCCACCTCGACGCCCCGCAAGCGCACCGCGCTCGGCCGGTTCAAGCACGAGGGCGCGACCATCCGACTCACGGAGGACGGCCGCCCGGTCGCCTACACGGGTGACGACGAGCGCTTCGACTACATGTACAAGTTCGTCGGCAGCAAGCGGATGCGCCACGGCAACAGCCGCGCCGCCCGCGAGCACAACCTGACCCTCCTCGACGAGGGCACGCTGTACGTCGCCAAGCTCACCGGCGACTCCCCGGCGATCGAGATCGACGGCACCGGCAAGCTCCCCGCGGACGGCGAGTTCGACGGCAGCGGTACGTGGATCCCGCTGGCCACCGCCACCGCCAAGGGCGCCGTGTCGCACGTCGAGGGCATGACCGCCGAGGAGGTGTACGTCTTCACGCGCCTCGCCGGTGACAAGGTCGGCGCCACGAAGATGGACCGCCCCGAGGACATCCAGCCCTCCCCGTACACCGGCAAGGTGTACGTCGCCCTGACGAACAACACCAACCGCGGTGTCGGCTCCAACGCCAAGGTGGACGAGGCCAACCCGCGCAACGCCAACAAGCACGGGCACATCCTGGAGCTCACCGAGCGCCGCAACCGCGCCGACTCCACGACCTTCGCCTGGTCGCTGTTCCTCGTCGCGGGCGACCCGAAGGACCCTGCCACGTACTTCGCGGGCTACCCGAAGGACAAGGTCAGCCAGATCTCCTGCCCGGACAACGTGGCCTTCGACCCGCACGGCAACCTGTGGATCTCCACCGACGGTGCCCAGCTCGGGTCCCACGACGGCCTGTTCGGCGTGGCGACCAAGGGCGAACGGCGCGGTGAGCTGAAGCAGTTCCTCACCGTGCCGAAGGGCGCCGAGACCTGCGGCCCGCTCGTCCAGGACCGCCGCGTCCTCGTGTCGGTCCAGCACCCGGGCGAGATCACCGGCGCGACCGTCGAAAACCCGGCAAGCACCTGGCCCGACGGCCCCGGCAAGATCGTCCGCCCGTCGGTGGTGGCGGTCTGGCGCAAGGACGGCTGCGACATCGGCGTGTGATGTGAGTTGAGTGAGGACGGGGGCGCCTTCTTCGGAAGGGGGCGCCCCTTCGTCCTTTGTCTTTGGTCTTTCAGGGGCGGTCCTATCTGAGACGGGGCACCCCCAGGCTTTTAGGGGCGCGGGGCTGTGACATTGTGCGGCTCCGCCGCGTGGGCGCGCCCAGCCCCATGTCTTTAGGGGCGCGGGGAACTGCGCGACCAGCCCCCACGGCGCCGCACCCGACACACAACCCGGCGGCAGCCAACCCGCACATCACCCACAAGCCGGCGGCAGCCATCACGCCCCCACCCGATCCAGCCACTCCCGATACCCCGGCGCCTCCAGCGCAACCTCCGCGTACGCCTCCCACAGCTCGGGAAACACCGGCTCCAACTCCTCCTCCGTACGCGCCGCGAGCAACAGCCGTACGCCGAGAGGGTCCCCATGGATCCGCCGTACGGCCATCTCCGGCCGGGGCTGACACGTCGGCTGGCACACCGTGACGACCTCACCGGTCGCGACCAGCGACGCAGCCGTGTGGTAATCCCCGTGCAGCACACGGGGGTTGAGCCCCGCCGCCCGCAGCATGCGATGCACGGCGTCCCACTCGCCGTCGACCGTCGGATCGATCATCCACCGGTCTTCGGCCAGATCGGAGAGCTGGACCTCCGAGTGCGCGGCCGCCGGATGGTCGGCGGGCAGGGAGACGAACTGCGGCTCGCGTTCGACCAGGACGCGCACCGCCAGCCCGTCCGGCACGCGCAGCGGACAGCCTTCCACCTCGTGTACGAAGGCGACGTCGAGCCGGCCGTCCGCGAGCGTGCGGAGCAGGGCGTTCGCGGATACGTCCATCTGGAGCACCGGCTCCAGGCGGTGCCGCGAACGCAGCCGGCGCAGCCAGCCCGCGAGGGCGCGGCTCGCGGTGGAGCCGATCCGCAGCTGGGGACCGTCGTCGTCCGTCGCGGCGGCCCGTGCCTCCGCGACCAGCGAACGCATTTCGGCCACCAGCGGGCGGGCGCGGCCGAGGACGATACGGCCGAGCGGAGTCGGCCGGCAGCCGGTGCGTTCACGGCGGAAGAGGGGGCCGCCGAGTTCCTGCTCGATGCGCTTGAGCTGAGTGCTCAACGAGGGCTGGGCGACGCCGAGTTGACGGGCCGCCCGGTGCAGGCTGCCGGTGTCGGCGATGGCGCACAGCGCGCGGAGGTGCCTCACCTCGAGCTCCATGCGGTGAGCCTAGGACGGTCACACGGGCCGCACCAGACGCACAAACCGCAACCGATGGGGGCGAGTTGCGTGGGAAACTGAGCGCTAGTGGGCTTTTGATGATCGTTCTTGACCGGGTGATAGCTGCGTCCTATCTCCGATTGCCATCATCACAGCTGCCCCACAGGCGCCGAGACTCACCGATGACGACTTCACCCCCCACTCAAGGAGTCATCGATGCGACTGTCCATCGGTCTGTCCTCTCCCGCTCTCTCGGCCGCGATCGGCCTCGGTCTCACGGCCGCCCTGTTCGGGGCGGTCCCGGCCTCCGCGGCGCCCGCCCCGCTGTCCGACGCCCCCGTCGCCGGCTACAGCAGCTACAGCGGTTCCGGCGAAGAGGCCAAGGCCAACCAGGCGTTCTTCGACGCCGTCCTGACGTCCGTGGCCGAGAAGCGGGCCGCGAACCCGAGAGCTGCCGCCGTCACGGTCATCTACAACGCCTCGGCCGCGCCCTCGTTCAGCGCCGAGATAGCCCGCAGCACGCAGATCTGGAACAGCTCGGTCACGAACGTGAAGCTCCAGGCCGGCTCCAACGCCGACTTCACGTACCGCGAGGGGAACGACCCCCGCGGTTCGTACGCCTCCTCGAACGGGCACGGCCGGGGGTACATCTTCCTCGACTACGCGCAGAACGAGATCTACGACTCCGTGCGCGTGACCGCCCACGAGACCGGGCACGTGCTCGGGCTGCCCGACCACTACCAGGGGCCGTGCTCCGAGCTGATGTCGGGCGGCGGACCCGGCGCTTCCTGCACGAACCCGAACCCGGACGCGAACGAGCGGGCCCGGGTGAACGCACTGTGGGCCAACGGTCTCGCGAAGGCCCTGGCCAAGGTGAACCAGGACCGCTAGGTCCTCCCAGCTGTAACACCCCACCCCCCACTGGCGTGGGCCGTCCCTCCTGCACAGGGGCGGCTCACGTCGTTTTGTGCTCCAGGGCATGATCCGCCGGACAGGCCTAGGCGCTCTTGAACAGGGTCAGGTCCACTACCAGCGTCCGGTGGTCCGTGTTGTCGAGGTCCAGGAAGCGGGTTCTGTTCGCCGAGAAGTCCCGGGACACGAGAACGTGGTCGATCTGGGCGCCGAGCGGCGGGGCCGTTCTGGCCGGCCAGCTCGGGGTGCGGGCGTCGCCGGTGAGGCGGGCGGCGTCCTGGAAACCGGCGTCCAGGATGCGGCGGAAGGCCGCGTGGTCCTGGGAGGCGTTGAAGTCGCCCGCGAGGATGGCGGGGCGGGCGCGGTTCGCCGCCGCGTAG from Streptomyces sp. NBC_00878 harbors:
- the metG gene encoding methionine--tRNA ligase, coding for MARHLITSALPYINGIKHLGNMVGSMLPADVYARYLRQRGHDVLYICATDEHGTPAELAAKEQGLPVDEFCAQAHDAQKAVYDGFELAFDYFGRSSSPQNREITQHFARRLNENGFIEERAIRQVYSPVDGRFLPDRYVEGTCPHCGYDKARGDQCENCTRVLDPTDLINPRSAISGSTELEVRETKHLFLLQSKLQHEVEEWVARTSEQAPEWPQLASSIARKWLNEGLHDRAITRDLDWGVPVPADTWPELAAEGKVFYVWFDAPIEYIGATKEWSDKDPENRDWKSWWYEADAGENPVRYTEFMAKDNVPFHTVMFPATELGVREPWKKVDYVKAFNWLTYYGGKFSTSQKRGVFTDHALEILPADYWRYFLIANAPESDDSSFTWEHFTATVNKDLADTLGNFVNRVLSFSKKRFGEEVPAGAEAGGPETKLGEEIAALLSEYETQMEALQFRKAATALRALWSAGNSYLEEKAPWLEIKTNPDGAALTLRTAMNLIHLYAVVSEPFIPASSKAMRAAFTLPNDTATWVTADGAKSLTFLPAGTPFTVPPVLFAKITDEDVESYKERFGSAPE
- a CDS encoding class E sortase is translated as MSRSRVVSGALAGAVVVLLLVLPGCSSETVSTDTSVKPPRDSSGTAQVPTAPVTPAPDTSSASPAPSESDSRTRTALLAIPAIGLKELRVVPYEGTTDDWPGTRIQNRGVGASPYGSRGGVGPGEVGNYLVTAHRLSADGPLRDLPALDEGDSVVVTSGGTVYEYEITGTRETSFRSERSLAEQRAAVPGFPGRTPTQAMITISTCATPEDNAAGNFWRDDRGNPEHRIDKIGVLTSTT
- a CDS encoding LysR family transcriptional regulator, producing MELEVRHLRALCAIADTGSLHRAARQLGVAQPSLSTQLKRIEQELGGPLFRRERTGCRPTPLGRIVLGRARPLVAEMRSLVAEARAAATDDDGPQLRIGSTASRALAGWLRRLRSRHRLEPVLQMDVSANALLRTLADGRLDVAFVHEVEGCPLRVPDGLAVRVLVEREPQFVSLPADHPAAAHSEVQLSDLAEDRWMIDPTVDGEWDAVHRMLRAAGLNPRVLHGDYHTAASLVATGEVVTVCQPTCQPRPEMAVRRIHGDPLGVRLLLAARTEEELEPVFPELWEAYAEVALEAPGYREWLDRVGA
- a CDS encoding VWA domain-containing protein produces the protein MGILTRLRNAFGKSRKGDAAAAAATPAAEPSVPAARQETAPEPVPTATEPSPSTEPAQPTRPTQPEVSVPAPTTEPKASTTSKASPTSTASKASAVEDLVSAAFDNVTVPKQSSPTAEREIEAEPVAEATAEPVAEPVAKAEPVVEAEPVVEAKAEPVIEAEPVVETKAEPVVETKAEPVVETKAEPVVEAEPVVEAKAEPVVEAEPVVEPEPEVKPEPVAEAEPEAKAKAEPLVEAEPKAETAPEAESEPVVEAEPVVEPEPVAEAEPEPVAADVTPEPEPEPTPEPVVEPEPEPVVAEVAPEPEPVVAEVTPEPELVTAQAQAQAQAQAQAEADEPAAEPTPAPLPAEPIGGAESEETAPATTLAKVKAHAPGLLTAYKAATSTLEKHNLTGTRAKVYLVLDRSASMRPYYKDGSAQALGEQTLALAAHLDPDTTVHVVFFSTELDGTGELALADHENKIDELHAGLGRMGRTSYHAAVQEVLTHHEKSDAPTSPALVIFQTDGAPDAKTPATQSLADAAKNHPGVFFSFIAFGEHDNKAFDYLRKLKTDNTAFFHAGPTPRELTDTEIYEGVLANWRP
- a CDS encoding PhoX family phosphatase, which gives rise to MRNLLPLIGSTGSHPGGRSEMTCRYRCGDACFHPAPNTSANEYVGDVIAGALSRRSMMRAAAAVTVTAAAGGAVVGAGATPAAAQPAAQPAEGAAAAFSKGKAARGLRFTPVAPNTADVVTVPEGYGQNVVVRWGEPILRGAPAFDPDKQTAKAQEGQFGYNCDFLALLPLPGERGRQVLVANHEYTDEVLMFKGYDPANPTREQAEIAWAAHGLGVVVVEEDRGSGKLTVVPRHHLNRRVTATTEFKVTGPAAGSSLLKTSVDPTGKKVLGTLNNCAGGETPWGTTLHGEENFNQYFANAGRPTDARYGIGTGASERKWERFDKRFDVAQEPNEVHRFGYIVELDPYDPTSTPRKRTALGRFKHEGATIRLTEDGRPVAYTGDDERFDYMYKFVGSKRMRHGNSRAAREHNLTLLDEGTLYVAKLTGDSPAIEIDGTGKLPADGEFDGSGTWIPLATATAKGAVSHVEGMTAEEVYVFTRLAGDKVGATKMDRPEDIQPSPYTGKVYVALTNNTNRGVGSNAKVDEANPRNANKHGHILELTERRNRADSTTFAWSLFLVAGDPKDPATYFAGYPKDKVSQISCPDNVAFDPHGNLWISTDGAQLGSHDGLFGVATKGERRGELKQFLTVPKGAETCGPLVQDRRVLVSVQHPGEITGATVENPASTWPDGPGKIVRPSVVAVWRKDGCDIGV
- the snpA gene encoding snapalysin — its product is MRLSIGLSSPALSAAIGLGLTAALFGAVPASAAPAPLSDAPVAGYSSYSGSGEEAKANQAFFDAVLTSVAEKRAANPRAAAVTVIYNASAAPSFSAEIARSTQIWNSSVTNVKLQAGSNADFTYREGNDPRGSYASSNGHGRGYIFLDYAQNEIYDSVRVTAHETGHVLGLPDHYQGPCSELMSGGGPGASCTNPNPDANERARVNALWANGLAKALAKVNQDR